Proteins encoded together in one Epinephelus moara isolate mb chromosome 2, YSFRI_EMoa_1.0, whole genome shotgun sequence window:
- the LOC126399151 gene encoding sodium- and chloride-dependent GABA transporter 2-like isoform X5, producing the protein MTYIIILSWALLYLVFSFSSELPWASCNNYWNTDDCVDFSAQNNTSEWTNQTNSTSAATEFWERRVLAISGGIEEIGSFRWEVLLCLIAMWIICYFCIWKGVRSTGKVVYFTATFPYVMLVILLIRGLTLPGALQGVVFYLLPEPSRLADPQVWMEAGSQVFFSYSLGVGTLVVLGSYNTYNNNCYKDCLWLCLLNSGTSVVAGFAVFSVLGFMAHQQGVPIADVAESGPGLAFIAYPQAVAMMPLPQLWSICFFVMIILLGLDTQFVGMEVVMTSIIDMFPTVMRRAGRRERFLVLFCLTCFFSQLVMITEGGIYFFQLFEYYACNGACVLFPCLFETLAVGWIFGAERLYGIIEDMTGVHANPFFKICWLYLTPLVSLGSFICSLVEYQPLTFNRWYVYPTWAYALGWVLALSSILLVPGCALYKVGTGTGNLSQRFHHLCRPDPDYSLTEKTETELKHIIKDNV; encoded by the exons ATGACCTACATCATCATTCTGTCCTGGGCTTTGCTCTACCTGGTGTTCTCCTTCAGCTCAGAGCTGCCCTGGGCCAGCTGCAACAACTACTGGAACACAG ATGACTGCGTAGACTTTTCAGCACAAAATAACACCTCTGAATGGACCAACCAGACAAACTCAACCTCTGCTGCCACAGAGTTCTGGGA ACGACGAGTGCTGGCTATCTCAGGGGGGATTGAGGAGATAGGCAGCTTCAGGTGGGAGGTGCTGTTGTGCCTAATCGCAATGTGGATTATCTGCTACTTTTGTATCTGGAAAGGGGTCCGGTCTACAGGAAAG GTGGTGTATTTCACTGCTACATTTCCCTATGTGAtgttggtaattcttttgattCGTGGCCTCACTCTTCCTGGAGCTCTACAAGGAGTAGTGTTTTATCTTCTGCCTGAACCCTCACGACTCGCAGACCCTCAG GTTTGGATGGAGGCTGGTTCTCAGGTCTTCTTCTCTTACAGTTTGGGTGTGGGCACCTTAGTTGTGCTGGGCAGCTACAACACCTACAACAACAACTGCTATAA aGACTGTCTGTGGCTGTGTTTACTGAACAGTGGTACCAGTGTGGTAGCTGGGTTTGCGGTCTTCTCTGTGCTGGGATTCATGGCTCACCAGCAGGGTGTTCCCATTGCAGATGTGGCTGAGTCAG GTCCAGGCTTGGCGTTCATTGCATACCCTCAGGCTGTAGCCATGATGCCCCTTCCCCAACTGTGGTCCATCTGTTTCTTTGTCATGATCATTCTCCTGGGTCTGGACACACAA TTTGTTGGCATGGAGGTTGTGATGACATCCATCATAGATATGTTTCCCACGGTGATGCGCAGGGCAGGCCGACGGGAACGTTTCCTCGTCCTCTTCTGCCTCACGTGCTTCTTCTCTCAGCTTGTGATGATCACTGAG GGAGGGATATACTTCTTTCAGCTGTTTGAGTACTACGCTTGCAACGGAGCCTGCGTCCTCTTTCCCTGTTTGTTTGAAACCCTTGCAGTGGGATGGATATTTG GGGCGGAGCGGCTGTATGGCATCATTGAGGACATGACAGGTGTGCATGCCAACCCATTCTTTAAAATCTGCTGGCTCTATCTCACACCGCTGGTCTCACTG GGCTCTTTTATATGTTCTTTAGTTGAGTACCAGCCTCTGACCTTTAATCGCTGGTACGTGTACCCAACCTGGGCATACGCGTTGGGCTGGGTACTGGCTCTCTCCTCCATCCTGCTTGTGCCGGGATGTGCGCTGTATAAAGTGGGAACTGGGACTGGGAACCTCAGTCAG CGTTTCCATCATCTGTGCCGACCTGACCCTGACTACTCACTGACAGAGAAGACAGAAACTGAGTTGAAGCACATCATAAAGGACAATGTGTAA
- the LOC126399151 gene encoding sodium- and chloride-dependent GABA transporter 2-like isoform X1: MLNKKCATRHKHAKVEERGHWASKVEFLLAVAGNVVGLGNVWRFPYLCYKNGGGAFLVPYLVFVVTCGVPLFLLETTVGQYTQQGGITCWRKLCPLAEGIGYGGQLILLYSCMTYIIILSWALLYLVFSFSSELPWASCNNYWNTDDCIDLSTQNKTSEWTNQTNTTSAATEFWERRVLAISGGIEEIGSFRWEVLLCLIAMWIICYFCVWKGVRSTGKVVYFTATFPYVMLVVLLIRGLTLPGALQGVVFYLLPEPSRLADPQVWMEAGAQIFFSYSVGVGTLAVLGSYNTYNNNCYKDCLWLCLLNSGTSVVAGFAVFSVLGFMAHQQGVPIADVAESGPGLAFIAYPQAVAMMPLPQLWSICFFVMIILLGLDTHFVIMEVVTTSIMDIFPTVMRRAGRRERFLILFCLTCFFSQLVMITEGGMYVFQLFDYYACNGACILFLCVFETLALGWIFGAERLYGIIKDMTGEHANPFFKICWLYLTPLASLGSFICSLIEYQPLTFNRWYVYPTWAYTLGWVLALSSILLVPGCALYKLGAGTGSLSQRFYHLCRPDPDYSLTEKRETELQHIKEEDL; encoded by the exons ATGTTGAATAAAAAATGTGCAACAAGGCACAAGCACGCaaaggtggaggagagaggacatTGGGCCAGTAAGGTGGAGTTTCTCCTGGCTGTGGCGGGAAATGTTGTTGGACTGGGCAACGTGTGGAGGTTTCCTTACCTCTGCTACAAAAATGGAGGGG GAGCATTCCTGGTGCCATATCTGGTATTTGTGGTGACCTGTGGCGTACCACTGTTCCTGCTGGAGACCACTGTAGGCCAATACACCCAGCAAGGCGGCATCACCTGCTGGAGGAAGCTATGCCCACTGGCAGAAG GTATTGGCTATGGTGGACAGCTGATCCTCCTCTACAGCTGTATGACCTACATCATCATTCTGTCCTGGGCTTTGCTCTACCTGGTGTTCTCCTTCAGCTCAGAGCTGCCCTGGGCCAGCTGCAACAACTACTGGAACACAG ATGACTGCATAGACTtgtcaacacaaaataaaacctctgaaTGGACCAACCAGACAAACACCACCTCTGCTGCCACAGAGTTCTGGGA ACGACGAGTGCTGGCTATCTCAGGGGGGATTGAGGAGATAGGCAGCTTCAGGTGGGAGGTGCTGTTGTGCCTAATCGCAATGTGGATCATCTGCTACTTTTGTGTCTGGAAAGGGGTCCGGTCTACAGGAAAG GTGGTGTATTTCACTGCTACATTTCCCTATGTGATGTTGGTAGTTCTTTTGATTCGTGGCCTCACTCTTCCTGGAGCTCTACAAGGAGTAGTGTTTTATCTTCTGCCTGAACCCTCACGACTCGCAGACCCTCAG GTTTGGATGGAGGCTGGTGCTCAGATCTTCTTCTCATACAGTGTGGGTGTGGGAACCTTAGCTGTGCTGGGCAGCTACAACACCTACAACAACAACTGCTATAA aGACTGTCTGTGGCTGTGTTTACTGAACAGTGGTACCAGTGTGGTAGCTGGGTTTGCGGTCTTCTCTGTGCTGGGATTCATGGCTCACCAGCAGGGTGTTCCCATTGCAGATGTAGCCGAGTCAG GTCCAGGTTTGGCGTTCATTGCGTACCCTCAGGCTGTAGCCATGATGCCCCTTCCCCAGCTTTGGTCCATCTGTTTCTTTGTCATGATCATTCTCCTGGGTCTGGACACACAT TTTGTTATCATGGAGGTGGTGACAACGTCCATCATGGATATCTTTCCCACAGTAATGCGCAGGGCAGGCCGACGTGAACGTTTTCTCATCCTCTTCTGCCTCACGTGCTTCTTCTCTCAGCTTGTGATGATCACCGAG GGAGGGATGTATGTGTTCCAGCTGTTTGACTACTACGCTTGTAACGGAGCCTGcatcctctttctctgtgtgtttgaaacCCTTGCACTGGGATGGATATTTG GGGCTGAGCGGCTGTATGGCATCATTAAGGACATGACAGGTGAACACGCCAACCCATTCTTTAAAATCTGCTGGCTTTATCTCACACCCCTGGCCTCACTG GGCTCTTTTATATGCTCTTTAATTGAGTACCAGCCTCTGACCTTTAATCGCTGGTACGTTTACCCAACCTGGGCATACACGTTGGGCTGGGTACTGGCTCTCTCCTCCATCCTGCTTGTGCCGGGATGTGCGCTGTATAAACTGGGAGCTGGGACTGGTAGCCTCAGTCAG CGTTTCTATCATCTGTGCCGACCCGACCCTGACTACTCACTgacagaaaagagagaaactgaGTTGCAGCACATCAAAGAGGAAGACCTGTAA
- the LOC126399151 gene encoding sodium- and chloride-dependent GABA transporter 2-like isoform X4 — MLNKKCATRHKHAKVEERGHWASKVEFLLAVAGNVVGLGNVWRFPYLCYKNGGGAFLVPYLVFVVTCGVPLFLLETTIGQYTQEGGVTCWRKLCPLAEGIGYSGLLIILYSCMTYIIILSWALLYLVFSFSSELPWASCNNYWNTDDCVDFSAQNNTSEWTNQTNSTSAATEFWERRVLAISGGIEEIGSFRWEVLLCLIAMWIICYFCIWKGVRSTGKVVYFTATFPYVMLVILLIRGLTLPGALQGVVFYLLPEPSRLADPQVWMEAGSQVFFSYSLGVGTLVVLGSYNTYNNNCYKDCLWLCLLNSGTSVVAGFAVFSVLGFMAHQQGVPIADVAESGPGLAFIAYPQAVAMMPLPQLWSICFFVMIILLGLDTQFVGMEVVMTSIIDMFPTVMRRAGRRERFLVLFCLTCFFSQLVMITEGGIYFFQLFEYYACNGACVLFPCLFETLAVGWIFGAERLYGIIEDMTGVHANPFFKICWLYLTPLVSLGSFICSLVEYQPLTFNRWYVYPTWAYALGWVLALSSILLVPGCALYKVGTGTGNLSQRFHHLCRPDPDYSLTEKTETELKHIIKDNV; from the exons ATGTTGAATAAAAAATGTGCAACAAGGCACAAGCACGCaaaggtggaggagagaggacatTGGGCCAGTAAGGTGGAGTTTCTCCTGGCTGTGGCGGGAAATGTTGTTGGACTGGGCAACGTGTGGAGGTTTCCTTACCTCTGCTACAAAAATGGAGGGG GAGCATTCCTGGTGCCATATCTGGTATTTGTGGTGACCTGTGGCGTACCACTGTTCCTGCTGGAGACGACTATAGGCCAGTACACCCAGGAGGGTGGCGTCACCTGCTGGAGGAAGCTATGCCCACTGGCAGAAG GTATTGGCTATAGTGGGCTGCTGATCATCCTCTACAGCTGTATGACCTACATCATCATTCTGTCCTGGGCTTTGCTCTACCTGGTGTTCTCCTTCAGCTCAGAGCTGCCCTGGGCCAGCTGCAACAACTACTGGAACACAG ATGACTGCGTAGACTTTTCAGCACAAAATAACACCTCTGAATGGACCAACCAGACAAACTCAACCTCTGCTGCCACAGAGTTCTGGGA ACGACGAGTGCTGGCTATCTCAGGGGGGATTGAGGAGATAGGCAGCTTCAGGTGGGAGGTGCTGTTGTGCCTAATCGCAATGTGGATTATCTGCTACTTTTGTATCTGGAAAGGGGTCCGGTCTACAGGAAAG GTGGTGTATTTCACTGCTACATTTCCCTATGTGAtgttggtaattcttttgattCGTGGCCTCACTCTTCCTGGAGCTCTACAAGGAGTAGTGTTTTATCTTCTGCCTGAACCCTCACGACTCGCAGACCCTCAG GTTTGGATGGAGGCTGGTTCTCAGGTCTTCTTCTCTTACAGTTTGGGTGTGGGCACCTTAGTTGTGCTGGGCAGCTACAACACCTACAACAACAACTGCTATAA aGACTGTCTGTGGCTGTGTTTACTGAACAGTGGTACCAGTGTGGTAGCTGGGTTTGCGGTCTTCTCTGTGCTGGGATTCATGGCTCACCAGCAGGGTGTTCCCATTGCAGATGTGGCTGAGTCAG GTCCAGGCTTGGCGTTCATTGCATACCCTCAGGCTGTAGCCATGATGCCCCTTCCCCAACTGTGGTCCATCTGTTTCTTTGTCATGATCATTCTCCTGGGTCTGGACACACAA TTTGTTGGCATGGAGGTTGTGATGACATCCATCATAGATATGTTTCCCACGGTGATGCGCAGGGCAGGCCGACGGGAACGTTTCCTCGTCCTCTTCTGCCTCACGTGCTTCTTCTCTCAGCTTGTGATGATCACTGAG GGAGGGATATACTTCTTTCAGCTGTTTGAGTACTACGCTTGCAACGGAGCCTGCGTCCTCTTTCCCTGTTTGTTTGAAACCCTTGCAGTGGGATGGATATTTG GGGCGGAGCGGCTGTATGGCATCATTGAGGACATGACAGGTGTGCATGCCAACCCATTCTTTAAAATCTGCTGGCTCTATCTCACACCGCTGGTCTCACTG GGCTCTTTTATATGTTCTTTAGTTGAGTACCAGCCTCTGACCTTTAATCGCTGGTACGTGTACCCAACCTGGGCATACGCGTTGGGCTGGGTACTGGCTCTCTCCTCCATCCTGCTTGTGCCGGGATGTGCGCTGTATAAAGTGGGAACTGGGACTGGGAACCTCAGTCAG CGTTTCCATCATCTGTGCCGACCTGACCCTGACTACTCACTGACAGAGAAGACAGAAACTGAGTTGAAGCACATCATAAAGGACAATGTGTAA